Below is a window of Acidobacteriota bacterium DNA.
TGAATGATGCTGCTTTGTTCCAGCGCCAAAATTTCTTCAGCCGTGATTTTGGTGCGGCCCAATTCGACGGCGAGTTGCACGCTCAGATCCAGGAAGTTGCTCCAGGTTTGAATCTCCGCCCGGTTGGCGGCGCGAATGGCATCTTCATTGGGCTTGCGCATAAAAATTGATGTTAGAGCGGGATGCAATTGCGTTTACGGGAGCGCGTTGTGCCGGGACGGTACCGCGCGCGTGAGCAAGCGGCACGGCAAGTTTATGCCGGGACGGTACCGCGCGCGTGAGCAAGCGGCACGGCAAGTTTATGCCCTTGGCTGAACAGCCAAAGCCTCGCTGGCTGACGCGCGCGGTACCGTCCCTCTACGTAACTTTTCCCCTTGACCGCTGTGAAAACCGAGCTAGAGCTGGACGATAAATTCCGTGATGTAGATAGCCTCGACTTTAGGCTCTTCAGAGGCAGCGCGGGCGGCGCGCAACAGTTCTTTGCGCAATTTGTTTTTGCCCTCGGCCGTCAACACTTCGGCGGAGGATTTGGTCGTAAGCACCGCCAGCATGGCGTTGCGAATGCGCGTGGTGAAAAGCGCATCCGGTTTTTCGGCGCCCGCTTTCTCCTCACCGCCGACACCCAGGCTGACGGTGAGCCGCAAATAACGCGCTTCACCCGCATCGGCCAGATTGACGATGTACGGCTGTAACTCGATGACGTGTTTGACCGCGCTATCATCCGGCAGCGTCAAGGCGGCTGACTTTGGTTTTTTGCCGGGCGCTTCATCCGCGTTGGCCTCTTCATCGGCGGCGGGTTCTTCTTCGTCGCCCTTGGCGGGTTTCTTTTTGCCTTTTTCGGCGGCGGCCTTCGCCTCGACCTTGCTGTGTTGCAGGTAGTAATACGCGCTGCCGCCAGCGCCCGCCAGCACGACCACGGCGATGACGATAATGATAACCATCTTGTTGGACTTGGGCGGAGCCGCCCCGGCCTTTTCTGTCGCCACTGAATCAGACATACAACCTCCGGTGCTCGGCCAGTGCGAGTCGCGTGCCGCACCGGGGGCGCGGCTTATTCGTTCACACGGCCAAGTAATTGAACGAGTTACTGTATTGATGAATTTGTGCTGGGCGTCTGGCGTCAGCAAGCCGATAAGCAGGCATCGGATTTATGACACTTGCCGGGCGGCAGGCGCTGCGGAGATTTAACCCTCCCTTCGTAGCAGCGAATTTATTCGCGGCGCGACAGCGCGAATAAATTCGCTGCTACGAAGGGAGTATGGAATCTTCGCTAACGTGCCTTGCTGCGCCGCACACCCGGCGGAAGCTGGTCGGGTTCACCCACGGGCACCACGCCTTCGTTACGCAGCTTGCTTTCATTTAAGCGTTTGGCAGGCGTATTGACGGGCGTTTCTTGGGGTTCCGGCGCGGCGGGCGCCGATTTTTTTGGGGCCTGCGGTTCGCTCTCAGGCTGGGCGCTGGCATTGTGTTCGGGTGCTTCGGGGTTGCTCTTGCCGCCGAAAAGTTTGGGCACGCTGGACGCGCGCAGGTGCGTGACGGTGATGCTGATGCGCCGATTGCCGGGCGCAAAAGGGTCGCTTGGATAGAGCAATTCGGTGTCGGCGTAACCGACGACGCGGCGAATCTGGTCGGGCTTGACGCAACTGTGCTCTAAATAGCGGCGCGCCGCATTGGCGCGGTCGGCGGACAATTCCCAGTTAGTGTAAGACGACCCGTTCGGAAAAACATGGCGATCAGTGTGTCCGCCGATAAAGATCGGATTGGGTAAATCGCAAATGCTGGTGGCGATTTCAGTCAGAATCTGCCGGGCGCTCTCGGTCAATTCGGCGCTGCCGCTGGTGAAAGAAACCCGTTCGGCTTTATCCAGAATTTGAATGCGCAAGCCATCCTCGGTGACTTCCACTTTGACCTGGTCTTTGACGGAGGAGAATTCAGGGCTTTTCTGAAATTTCTTGCGCAAGAGCACCGCCGCGCTCATCAAGGCATCTTCGTTGTCCTGCGGGTTCGGCTCTTTGCTCATGTTTTTTGAACGGCTGAGGATGCCGCCTTTCATGGTGCTGAAGACGCCGGGCGATTTGAAATAATTGGCGATGGATTCTTTGAGTTTGACGTCGGCCTGCGAGACCAGCCAGAGCACCAGAAAGAGCGCCATCATCGCCGTGACGAAATCGGCATAGGCCACCTTCCAGGCGCCGCCGTGATGGCCGCCGTGCCCTTTGACCTTTTTGACGCGGCGGCGCGGTTTTTTCTCCGGCGTCATGGCGGCTTGTTGACCAGCCTTCATCGCGGTTTGATCTCCTTCAGCTTGGTTTCCATCTCGACATTGCTCGGACGGTCGAAGCTGAAAATCGTTTTGCGCGCAAACTCAGCCGAGGTCAATGGCGCTGCGCCATTGGCAAAGGCCAGCAAGCCGGCTTTCAAACAGGCGTAGTATTTCGCCTCTTCGTGCGCCAGGTTTTCCAGGTTGGTGGCCACCGGCCCGACGACGCCATACGAGAGTAGGATGCCCAGAAAGGTGCCGACC
It encodes the following:
- a CDS encoding OmpA family protein; translation: MKAGQQAAMTPEKKPRRRVKKVKGHGGHHGGAWKVAYADFVTAMMALFLVLWLVSQADVKLKESIANYFKSPGVFSTMKGGILSRSKNMSKEPNPQDNEDALMSAAVLLRKKFQKSPEFSSVKDQVKVEVTEDGLRIQILDKAERVSFTSGSAELTESARQILTEIATSICDLPNPIFIGGHTDRHVFPNGSSYTNWELSADRANAARRYLEHSCVKPDQIRRVVGYADTELLYPSDPFAPGNRRISITVTHLRASSVPKLFGGKSNPEAPEHNASAQPESEPQAPKKSAPAAPEPQETPVNTPAKRLNESKLRNEGVVPVGEPDQLPPGVRRSKAR
- a CDS encoding flagellar basal body-associated FliL family protein, with the protein product MSDSVATEKAGAAPPKSNKMVIIIVIAVVVLAGAGGSAYYYLQHSKVEAKAAAEKGKKKPAKGDEEEPAADEEANADEAPGKKPKSAALTLPDDSAVKHVIELQPYIVNLADAGEARYLRLTVSLGVGGEEKAGAEKPDALFTTRIRNAMLAVLTTKSSAEVLTAEGKNKLRKELLRAARAASEEPKVEAIYITEFIVQL
- a CDS encoding FliM/FliN family flagellar motor switch protein; translated protein: MRKPNEDAIRAANRAEIQTWSNFLDLSVQLAVELGRTKITAEEILALEQSSIIQLPRSTGEGVDLMAGGKRIARGEIIMIEDRTGVRINEIIAEER